A stretch of Scheffersomyces stipitis CBS 6054 chromosome 2, complete sequence DNA encodes these proteins:
- a CDS encoding transmembrane Ca2+ transporter has product MSLVAIKNGVSSLFNKAKSTEEFESSSQLLANAQAPYGSLSTPDRGQDLADSEGVLNSLSSRSSEDDEDVGFFNKFDPRVMSDIIIGLSDGLTVPFALTAGLSSLGDSKLVITGGMAELVSGAISMGLGGFLAARSESEYYKSQVKKEKTEFFNKPELINQEAAEIMFELGATEQTIASFLKDLDSQPKMLIDFVIRFGKGLEEPAEGREFTSALTIGSSYFLGGFVPLLPYFFTTVVKTGLLVSVIVMIITLFVFGYVKTSISLGDDCARSKKYGEGLQMVAIGSVAAGAAWTLVYLIE; this is encoded by the coding sequence ATGTCATTGGTTGCCATCAAGAACGGCGTGTCCAGTCTTTTCAACAAGGCCAAGAGCACCGAAGAGTTTGAGTCTTCCTCTCAGCTCTTAGCCAACGCACAAGCTCCATACGGCAGTCTTTCGACGCCAGACAGAGGCCAGGACTTGGCCGACAGCGAAGGCGTATTGAATTCGTTATCTTCTCGTTCGTCCGAAGACGACGAGGACGTTGGctttttcaacaagttcgACCCCAGAGTCATGTCCGACATCATCATTGGATTGTCTGACGGTTTGACTGTTCCTTTTGCATTGACGGCAGGTTTGTCGTCACTTGGAGACTCCAAGTTGGTCATCACCGGTGGTATGGCCGAGTTGGTATCCGGGGCTATCTCTATGGGACTTGGTGGTTTCTTGGCTGCTCGTTCGGAATCAGAATACTACAAGTCAcaagtcaagaaagaaaaaacagaattcttcaacaaaccaGAATTGATCAACCAGGAAGCTGCAGAAATCATGTTTGAGCTAGGAGCTACAGAACAAACCATTGCTTCATTCTTAAAAGATTTAGACTCGCAGCCAAAGATGTTGATTGATTTTGTTATTAGATTCGGCAAAGGCTTAGAAGAGCCTGCAGAAGGTAGAGAATTCACCTCGGCTTTAACCATCGGGCTGTCATACTTTTTAGGTGGATTTGTCCCACTTTTGCCCTACTTCTTCACCACGGTTGTCAAAACCGGCTTGTTGGTGTCTGTTATTGTCATGATTATAACTTTGTTTGTATTTGGTTACGTAAAGACTTCCATTTCGTTGGGAGACGATTGTGCCAGATCCAAGAAGTACGGAGAAGGTCTACAAATGGTGGCTATCGGCTCGGTagctgctggtgctgctTGGACATTGGTCTACTTGATTGAATAG
- a CDS encoding predicted protein produces MSSASPHINTIYVHNLNDKVSLKKLRQSLDEIFNKFGTIIQITAHKNLKMKGQAFITFETAESAAKALVKLQNHQLFNKPIKIQYAKTNSDNYFTQVANDPKPIETRKELKAKQQTKKRTADESEQKPQKKKIKIDDWKKLPPNKILLLQNLSGSVDQTKLSSYFEQFAGFVTARLVKARNLSFVEFENDSASTECISKVDSVVLKENFGDEAFLTYAKK; encoded by the coding sequence ATGTCTCTGGCCTCTCCACATATAAACACCATCTATGTCCACAATCTCAACGACAAGGTGTCACTCAAAAAGTTGCGCCAGTCACTCGAcgaaatcttcaacaaatttgGCACCATCATACAAATCACAGCCCACAAGAATCTCAAGATGAAGGGCCAGGCTTTTATCACATTCGAGACAGCCGAGTCTGCTGCCAAGGCATTGGTCAAACTCCAAAACCATCAGCTTTTCAACAAACCCATTAAAATACAATATGCCAAAACCAACTCAGATAACTATTTTACGCAAGTCGCGAACGATCCAAAACCAATAGAAACCAGAAAAGAGTTGAAAGCAAAACAGCAAACCAAGAAAAGGACAGCCGACGAGTCAGAACAGAAAccccagaagaagaagatcaaaatCGACGACTGGAAGAAACTTCCTCCAAATAAaattctccttcttcagAACTTATCTGGATCGGTGGACCAGACTaagctttcttcttattttgaacaattcgCTGGCTTCGTCACTGCCAGACTTGTTAAAGCCCGTAACTTGTCATTTGTAGAGTTTGAGAACGACCTGGCTTCTACAGAATGTATTTCAAAAGTCGATCTGGTCgtgttgaaggaaaacttTGGCGACGAAGCCTTCTTGACCTACgcaaagaaatga
- the CTA4 gene encoding Fungal transcriptional regulatory protein (go_component nucleus~go_funtion transcription factor activity; zinc ion binding; DNA binding~go_process regulation of transcription, DNA-dependent; transcription) — MSPSTEPGRVRKRNKPTLVCTNCKKRKIKCDRKMPCSSCVKMNAGFSCSYETKWRSVSFEGRSPALHGSENGSGSNETNPLKEELSSLKRKLKLLEETLSSHDSATPEENSRITGSNSDSASSIHSNSVNPVVSDADLLDLYGGYTSLQVKGNIRRVNYGPLSWASLMRKDPWLNVLWKYVDNKQLGLTCLITQKVPQISQDAINTLNTDRSESTESKQGNEEIFQKKALENEGIDEMVPFKSLTKFTKNSNDTSTKILENVNVSTVTLGKTLFDGRCNPELQLIEKIKMILPKKKVLWSLIDRFFMKLYLHFPFIDELDFKKELSKIIGPVSYEDVPFDKVKIEKKLDLAIIAICLILLRLTYLSLFSNRNCVNVHRMNSSDDNIEKYLLENSINLVNIEVANSCIECFQYGRKSNLTVFQALLYMRLYRSHAPEEGDGVDGGDSQVATAMLIQMAFSLGLNREPEKFDNCLDPKINNMGRKIWHFLVRSDFIHCYSVGNPTTIHLSHFDTKIPFLAEGNSNLVDLERETAAIRSFSYLGESLGTLRKVLDMVMDLNNGIPINELTQKLNVVERVASEVFNVIESIRKMQSTNDLTLFGYVVKSKIFISVKSSLLTLYYHLYLHYEKLYNNELSYFYLKKMFAIIYEDILPYLFELLYGNLANSGLTLNPSMELALHKSNQVNLSCLARVNYLRTMMESKADHARRLQIDQAYNSHYYRFKSLSTNLRRTGDLITMIFERFGTRYYYAWRVSKAHSSLFKFLGSNELFTKSIPGIKKLHAFQFTAEQLEDLDSVVHAIGKRVEGAVFYEDSVDKAPPFEKGTGISPSISAKSEIVTPYSSIGSPPQESRPNNQYIDQMWLSMMAMKFDPVDSEGN, encoded by the exons ATGCTGCCATCCACAGAACCTGGCAGAGtcagaaaaagaaacaagCCAACTTTGGTATGCACCAACtgcaaaaagagaaaaatcAAATGCGATCGTAAGATGCCATGTTCCTCATGCGTAAAGATGAACGCGGGTTTCTCGTGTTCATATGAAACCAAATGGCGATCTGTTTCCTTTGAAGGAAGATCCCCAGCATTGCATG GTAGTGAAAATGGATCAGGATCTAATGAAACAAACcctttgaaagaagaattgtcttCACTCAAGAGGAAGCTTAAACTTCTAGAAGAAACCTTGAGTTCACATGATTCCGCCACCCCAGAGGAAAA TTCCAGAATCACAGGCTCTAATCTGGACTCTGCTTCCAGTATACATTCCAACTCAGTCAACCCAGTAGTTTCTGACGCTGACTTATTGGACCTATATGGAGGCTACACTTCATTACAGGTTAAGGGAAATATTCGAAGAGTAAATTATGGGCCACTTTCGTGGGCTTCTCTAATGCGTAAGGATCCTTGGTTGAACGTTTTGTGGAAATACGTGGACAACAAACAACTAGGGCTTACCTGTTTGATAACCCAGAAGGTACCCCAGATATCTCAGGATGCCATCAATACCCTTAATACTGACAGAAGTGAAAGCACCGAACTGAAGCAGGGGAACGAAGAaattttccagaaaaaGGCATTGGAGAATGAAGGAATAGACGAGATGGTACCTTTCAAAAGTTTGACCAAGTTTACAAAAAACCTGAATGATACTAGTACAAAAATTTTAGAAAATGTCAATGTCAGTACTGTCACTTTGGGCAAGACCCTTTTTGATGGGAGATGCAATCCGGAATTACAACTTAttgaaaaaataaaaatgATATTACCTAAGAAAAAGGTATTATGGAGCTTAATAGACAGATTTTTCATGAAGTTATATCTCCATTTCCCCTTTATTGACGAActtgacttcaagaaggaacttTCCAAAATTATAGGTCCTGTCAGCTACGAAGATGTGCCATTCGACAAGGTAAAAATCGAAAAGAAACTCGACTTGGCCATTATAGCAATCTGTTTAATCTTGTTGAGACTAACCTACTTGTCATTGTTCTCCAATAGAAACTGTGTCAACGTCCATAGGATGAACTCTTCGGATGATAATATAGAAAAGTACTTGCTTGAGAACTCCATCAATTTGGTCAATATTGAAGTAGCCAACTCTTGCATTGAGTGTTTCCAATATGGCAGAAAATCTAATCTCACAGTATTCCAGGCCCTTTTATACATGAGACTTTACCGTTCCCATGCTCCGGAAGAAGGTGATGGTGTTGATGGTGGTGACTCGCAGGTCGCCACCGCTATGCTCATTCAAATGGCATTTTCGCTAGGCTTGAATCGAGAACCAGAAAAATTTGACAATTGCTTAGATCCCAAGATTAACAACATGGGCAGGAAGATATGGCACTTTTTGGTCAGATCTGATTTTATACATTGCTACAGTGTTGGGAATCCAACAACTATTCACTTATCACATTTTGATACTAAGATCCCTTTTCTTGCTGAGGGGAACAGCAATTTGGTAGATTTGGAACGCGAAACTGCAGCAATTAGATCGTTCTCATACTTGGGAGAAAGTTTGGGTACATTAAGAAAAGTTCTAGACATGGTGATGGACCTCAATAATGGAATTCCCATAAATGAGTTGACGCAGAAATTGAACGTCGTTGAAAGAGTAGCTAGCGAGGTTTTCAATGTTATTGAAAGTATTAGAAAAATGCAATCCACCAATGACTTGACGTTGTTTGGCTATGTTGTGAAGTCGAAAATCTTCATCTCTGTCAAGAGTTCCTTGTTGACACTCTACTATCATTTGTACTTGCATTACGAAAAACTTTACAATAACGAGTTGTCGTACttctacttgaagaagatgtttgCCATTATTTACGAGGATATTTTGCCATATTTGTTTGAATTATTATACGGTAACTTGGCTAATTCAGGCTTGACTCTTAATCCCTCCATGGAACTTGCACTTCACAAGAGCAACCAAGTAAATCTATCCTGCTTAGCAAGAGTCAATTATCTTCGTACTATGATGGAACTGAAAGCCGATCACGCCAGAAGATTGCAAATAGACCAGGCTTACAACTCTCATTACTACCGCTTCAAGAGTTTGTCTACTAACCTCAGAAGAACCGGAGATTTGATAACTATGATATTCGAAAGATTCGGTACTAGATACTACTACGCCTGGAGAGTATCCAAGGCACATTCAAGTCtattcaagttcttgggTTCCAATGAGTTATTCACGAAGTCAATTCCTGGTATCAAGAAATTGCATGCCTTCCAGTTTACTGCTGAACAGCTTGAAGATTTGGACAGTGTGGTCCATGCCATTGGTAAGAGAGTGGAAGGTGCTGTGTTCTATGAAGATAGTGTGGACAAAGCTCCACCATTCGAGAAAGGCACTGGCATTTCTCCTTCAATTAGTGCCAAGTCGGAGATTGTAACGCCTTACTCTTCCATAGGCTCTCCTCCGCAAGAATCGCGTCCAAATAACCAATACATAGATCAGATGTGGTTGCTGATGATGGCGATGAAGTTTGACCCAGTAGATCTGGAAGGAAAT
- the FST2 gene encoding Fungal transcriptional regulatory protein (Fungal specific transcription factor~go_component nucleus~go_funtion transcription factor activity; zinc ion binding; DNA binding~go_process regulation of transcription, DNA-dependent; transcription) produces the protein MSVQFQNPSPADGTIKKRKRQSLVCENCKKKKIRCDKGEPCSQCVRSKLTDSCHYSAPVSSRLAANRAAETSLPYISSAKTPLAFGKKVEDIVVQPLKKKKLETESEEDYKVTVSLSELNMLKQRLQQIESSIKQEKPTRSNGDNHLSQHGSSSGIATSTRSSESFSSVSSISVNTPQVPTRNEPIQLPPIQFRNSYESNTSGSTRSHPTMSNESTGAAPTTANSTSILSSVTTPSSKKSLFGLHPYADENERINFYADYTSIHIKEPERRINFGPFAWSSLMKKDKGLSLLWDYIIKKKEEKSQTAMIFTQVSHELTQENTNVATSQDVGESEKSFKRRALEVDGYTDMIPYNSILKAKVGKNIQKTKLNENTLPLGLTYYDGQLNRELQLIEKIHMILPTKLVLWKLVRRFFTWLYPFMPFIDEECFKDSITSIIGPVSYEDVKITELKVEKRLDLAHIGLLLVVLRLAYLSLFCNSSEVNEANLKTTDPSPKKQEMKYLLSSPIDINTVDIAQECLDQFNLLRKTSFIIFQLGFYIRLYHIYAPEDGDGADGGDSQVLNAILIQMAYSLGLNREPDNFKDILNNPKTNNLGRKMWNYLLLGDLHISYSNGMPMVTDPIYSDTRAPVYEPGSENISDITLDRYVSDCYFECGQMSGSLRKVLRLVLNVQEGANMADLCKSLTEFEYLISEHYGTLEECLKPLEENEHWFVFTRNFRTKFYLALKAFYVSIYYHFYLYYETKDINLSFFYLKKMLIIAAYDIMPHYFDLLGGSEIICDMIVNPTLEQIIHKCNQLTLALIIRINFVIYHMKNQTDHNSKCLYDSNYATYYRGLCRFSSCLTRSAEVSIAAISKISNRYYYAWRITKGHTYLLKNITTMEFYDENYSQAGSLCLPRFTLDQIEDMINICEASLSKLGKVDLVGNEFCNDTSISSMTNNTRPVVSNERTSAATTSDVLPDSKANADTKTNDINLEFVNNKEIDNLWFQMLSMKYDNQETSQFSTQGNVPENRKPSFSFGGFSPGPMGGFKTPNPDSPMRNMYGSPKPDVALGGDIDRYGFDMEQAAQFDIFSELPFDQVFK, from the exons ATGTCTGTCCAGTTCCAAAACCCGTCACCAGCAGATGGAAccatcaagaaaagaaaaagacaaagtCTTGTCTGCgagaattgcaaaaagaagaagatccGTTGTGACAAAGGAGAACCATGTAGCCAATGTGTTCGGTCTAAACTCACGGACTCGTGCCACTATTCAGCACCTGTAAGTTCACGCTTGGCTGCTAATAGAGCTGCCGAAACATCTTTGCCGTATATATCTAGCGCTAAGACTCCTCTTGCTTTCGGAAAGAAAGTCGAGGACATTGTAGTTCAacctttgaagaagaagaaacttgaaaCTGAGTCCGAAG AAGACTACAAGGTTACAGTATCATTGTCTGAGTTGAATATGCTTAAGCAACGTCTTCAACAGATTGAGTCTTCTATC aaacaagaaaagcCTACGAGACTGAATGGAGACAACCATCTTTCCCAACATGGTTCATCTTCTGGTATCGcaacatcaacaagatcaagcGAATCTTTCTCAAGCGTAAGCTCAATTTCAGTTAATACTCCTCAGGTACCTACTCGTAATGAGCCTATACAGTTACCTCCGATTCAATTTAGAAACA GTTATGAGTCTAATACCAGTGGTAGCACGCGTTCACATCCGACTATGAGTAATGAGAGTACAGGTGCAgcaccaacaacagcaaatTCCA CTTCTATATTATCATCTGTGACGACTCCTTCATCAAAAAAATCTCTATTTGGTTTGCATCCGTATgctgatgaaaatgaaaggATCAACTTTTATGCCGACTACACTTCCATTCATATAAAAGaaccagaaagaagaatcaactttGGTCCCTTTGCTTGGTCgtcattgatgaagaaggataAGGGATTAAGTCTCTTATGGGACTACATCAttaagaagaaggaagaaaagtcCCAGACAGCCATGATTTTCACTCAGGTATCCCACGAATTGACCCAGGAAAATACCAATGTAGCCACCTCCCAAGATGTAGGGGAAAGCGAAAAGTCGTTCAAGAGAAGAGCTCTAGAAGTTGACGGATATACTGATATGATCCCTTACAACAGCATCTTAAAAGCTAAAGTAGGAAAGAATATCCAAAAGACAAAGTTGAATGAAAACACTTTGCCACTTGGATTGACTTATTATGATGGGCAATTGAATCGTGAATTGCAACTCATTGAAAAGATACATATGATTTTACCAACAAAGCTCGTTTTATGGAAGTTGGTTAGACGGTTCTTTACCTGGTTGTATCCTTTTATGCCGTTTATTGACGAGGAGTGTTTCAAGGATAGCATAACTAGTATTATCGGTCCAGTGTCGTATGAAGATGTTAAGATCACAGAACTTAAGGTTGAAAAGAGATTGGATTTAGCCCATATTGGACTATTGTTAGTTGTGTTAAGATTGGCATATTTATCGTTGTTCTGTAACAGTAGTGAGGTCAACGAAGCTAATTTGAAGACAACTGATCCATCACCCaaaaaacaagaaatgaagtACTTACTAAGCAGCCCAATTGATATTAACACGGTTGATATAGCTCAAGAATGCTTGGACCAATTCAATTTGCTACGTAAAACATCTTTCATTATCTTTCAGTTGGGTTTCTATATTAGATTGTATCATATTTATGCTCCCGAAGATGGGGATGGTGCCGATGGTGGTGATTCTCAAGTGTTGAACGCAATTTTGATTCAAATGGCATATTCTCTAGGTTTGAACAGGGAGCCTGATAACTTCAAGgatatcttgaacaatCCAAAAACAAAtaatcttggaagaaaaatgtGGAATTATTTGTTACTTGGTGATCTCCATATCTCTTACTCTAATGGTATGCCAATGGTTACTGATCCTATCTATTCTGATACGAGAGCCCCAGTGTACGAGCCAGGAAGTGAAAATATATCTGATATAACTTTGGATAGATATGTCAGCGATTGTTACTTCGAATGTGGCCAAATGAGTGGCTCGTTAAGAAAGGTGTTAAGATTAGTTTTGAATGTCCAAGAGGGAGCCAATATGGCAGACTTGTGCAAACTGTTGACTGAGTTTGAGTATTTGATATCTGAGCATTATGGTACATTGGAAGAATGTTTGAAACCActcgaagaaaatgaacattGGTTTGTATTTACGAGAAATTTTAGAACAAAGTTCTATCTTGCCTTGAAGGCTTTCTACGTTTCGATATACTATCATTTTTATCTTTACTATGAAACAAAAGACATCAATCTTTCGTTTTtttatttgaaaaagatgCTAATCATAGCAGCTTACGATATCATGCCACACTACTTCGATTTGTTGGGGGGTAGTGAAATTATTTGTGATATGATCGTAAATCCCACCCTTGAACAGATCATACACAAATGTAACCAACTTACACTAGCATTGATTATTCGTATTAATTTTGTCATTTATCATATGAAAAATCAGACAGATCACAATAGCAAATGTTTATATGATAGCAATTATGCAACTTACTATCGTGGCCTTTGCAGATTTTCCTCTTGTCTTACGAGGAGTGCTGAAGTTTCGattgcagccatttccaAAATTAGTAATAGGTACTACTATGCCTGGAGGATTACTAAGGGTCATACttatttgttgaagaatatcaCGACCATGGAATTCTACGACGAGAACTACTCTCAGGCTGGTTCACTTTGTCTTCCTCGGTTTActcttgatcaaattgaagacaTGATAAATATCTGCGAAGCATCACTCAGTAAGCTTGGAAAGGTTGATCTAGTTGGAAATGAATTCTGCAATGACACCTCTATTTCTTCGATGACTAACAATACGAGGCCAGTTGTTTCAAACGAGAGGACTTCTGCAGCAACAACATCGGATGTTCTACCTGATTCAAAAGCAAACGCTGACACCAAAACAAATGATATAAATTTGGAATTTGTGAAtaacaaagaaattgataaCTTATGGTTCCAGATGCTTTCGATGAAATACGACAACCAAGAAACATCCCAGTTTTCCACCCAAGGCAATGTCCCGGAGAATAGGAAGCCTAGTTTCAGCTTTGGAGGGTTTTCTCCCGGCCCAATGGGTGGCTTCAAAACCCCTAACCCAGATAGTCCCATGCGAAACATGTACGGTTCTCCTAAACCTGATGTTGCGCTTGGTGGTGATATCGACCGCTATGGGTTCGACATGGAGCAGGCTGCGCAATTTGATATATTCAGTGAGTTGCCCTTTGATCAAGTGTTCAAGTAG
- the FST3 gene encoding Fungal transcriptional regulatory protein (Fungal specific transcription factor~go_funtion DNA binding; zinc ion binding), with the protein MDEHTIRKRNRPSLVCKPCKKRKIKCDKGKPCTSCVKNKMDHLCVYDEKWIGSKKSKRSKTTVAKVLPLASSVPGVNAITNNGISIHTGTKDPNKEKSVVVIVPKSELDELRAKVQRYEHGMISPSRSDNSEEQNSTSSSTISIHFYNRSINPTKRSLYAYHDPDRPGEIPVDDLFVNNQCFITRDMPPPKAKRMTLDDVPKHDYYAVGINPYESPTDTINFYENYNPVQVKDCSKRISFGPLAWATISKKDRTLSLIKKFTSSQKAQSVLERINRSRTATAEPNAVLVGCMVEPPQEELKSTLNVDGSQIKHFEQKVLEEEGYNDVKPYNETKTSSKKQSAKKEVSHNKSLMLGLTILEKSIDRELKLIEQIQVSLPKQRVIWLLIDRFFKVVYPFVPYLDEEDFRYQVARIIGPEGYEETKVEVNVEKRLDLSYLGVLLVVGRLSYLSLFSNRVSINEKILRSKDLTHEQEVIKYLLMNAVNIGAIDLARECLHQFDLLRKLSFPVLQCALYIRLYNSLAPEDGDGLDGGDGQVFNGMLVQMCYSIGLNREPDNYRETFTDEKTNNLGRKIWYYVVVNDYIQAYTFGNPLTTNSTYYDTKMPFITSDNTNLRDVELDKSIVSCYMFDEALLRGPIREILNQILNINVRVKVPPFTQYVNHLELGTISIFGRIRDYSHRLESEDVSYRFNKIRKAYSLISFNAFFVSVYYYFYDYYESRGNQVLSVFYLKKLLAITVGEMIPYFFPLIIRSAEIFGDGSDLMINPPIIQGIQRTSDSVMIIMVKLNFWLINTVNNPQHNFMMKNDAKYRNYFELVSTLVVCLEKCAKICLMASSIMSSRYYYAWGIYKSHNFLFKVISDREFYTQNLDFESHYIPPTKDQLQDITNLVQNSLNILNRTVGEHCDKVDLRTLFKVYGQVPSVLKDLETANPESMNKPTSFNMPIGDFPGLSSPDTPLSDTSSAQGVLLGSFDDLKYDGSAEIDSLWLQMLSQKTNKQNTFEEAFNLVDNNVANSNNIPSGSDSSTFTGSTANTGVSGSGSSAATSTPANGQQPSTDYNFTSTNYQLFESLGSVFDGGANGHFDFFNDLPLDKVFN; encoded by the exons ATGGACGAGCATACaatcagaaagagaaacagaCCAAGTTTGGTCTGTAAACCAtgcaagaagagaaagatcaaGTGTGACAAAGGAAAGCCATGTACGTCTTGTGTCAAAAACAAGATGGACCATCTTTGTGTCTATGACGAAAAATGGATTGGCAGCAAGAAATccaaaagatcaaaaacTACTGTTGCCAAAGTGCTACCattggcttcttctgttcCAGGTGTAAATGCTATTACCAATAACGGAATATCCATCCACACTGGA ACTAAGGACCCGAATAAGGAAAAATCTGTAGTTGTGATAGTGCCGAAGTCAGAACTTGACGAACTACGGGCAAAAGTCCAGAGGTATGAGCATGGTATGATATCTCCTTCGAGATCTGATAACTCGGAGGAACAGAACAGTACTCTGTCATCGACAA TTAGTATCCATTTCTATAACCGATCCATAAATCCTACCAAGCGTTCATTGTATGCATATCATGATCCAGATAGACCTGGAGAGATCCCCGTTGACGATCTTTTTGTGAACAACCAGTGTTTTATCACCAGAGATATGCCACCGCCTAAAGCCAAGCGTATGACGTTGGATGACGTGCCCAAACACGATTACTACGCAGTAGGTATCAACCCGTACGAATCACCTACAGACACTATTAACTTCTACGAAAACTATAACCCTGTACAAGTGAAGGACTGTTCCAAACGTATAAGCTTTGGACCTCTTGCATGGGCTACGATTCTGAAGAAGGACAGAACTCTCTCGCTTatcaagaaattcacgTCATCACAGAAAGCCCAGTCGGTTTTGGAAAGGATCAATAGGTCCAGAACTGCTACGGCAGAACCCAACGCTGTCTTAGTCGGCTGTATGGTAGAACCaccacaagaagaactcaagTCCACATTGAATGTAGATGGCAGCCAAATCAAACATTTTGAGCAGAAAGTATTGGAAGAGGAAGGTTACAATGACGTTAAGCCATATAACGAAACGAAGACAAGTAGCAAGAAGCAAAgtgcaaaaaaagaagTATCACACAAC AAGTCTCTCATGTTGGGGCTTACTATTTTGGAGAAGCTGATCGATAGAGAGTTGAAACTTATCGAACAGATTCAAGTATCTCTTCCCAAACAGAGAGTCATTTGGCTCTTGATAGACCGTTTCTTTAAAGTAGTATACCCATTTGTACCATATCTCGATGAAGAGGACTTTAGATACCAAGTTGCTAGAATTATTGGTCCTGAAGGTTACGAAGAAACTAAGGTCGAAGTCAATGTAGAAAAAAGATTAGACTTGTCGTACTTGGGAGTGTTACTAGTTGTGGGAAGATTATCCTATTTGTCGCTTTTTTCCAATCGTGTTTCGATAAATGAAAAGATCTTACGTAGCAAAGATCTCACCCATGAACAGGAAGTAATAAAGTATTTATTGATGAATGCCGTCAATATTGGTGCCATTGATTTGGCTCGTGAATGCCTTCACCAGTTTGATTTGTTAAGAAAGTTGAGCTTCCCAGTATTGCAATGTGCTCTTTATATCAGATTGTACAATCTGCTTGCACCAGAAGACGGCGATGGTTTGGATGGTGGCGATGGTCAAGTGTTTAACGGAATGTTGGTTCAGATGTGCTACTCTATTGGCTTGAACAGAGAGCCTGACAATTACAGAGAAACATTCACAGACGAGAAAACAAATAACTTGGGAAGAAAGATCTGGTACTATGTTGTAGTCAATGATTATATTCAAGCGTATACTTTCGGCAATCCCTTGACTACTAATTCGACGTACTACGACACCAAAATGCCATTCATCACGAGTGATAATACCAATCTCAGAGACGTAGAGCTTGATAAATCTATTGTGAGTTGCTACATGTTTGATGAAGCACTTCTCAGGGGGCCAATACGTGAAATCCTCAACCAAATTTTAAACATCAACGTGCGAGTGAAGGTCCCCCCATTTACCCAGTATGTTAACCATTTGGAACTTGGTACGATTAGTATCTTTGGCAGAATTCGTGATTATTCACACCGTTTAGAGTCTGAGGATGTTTCTTATCGTTTTAACAAGATAAGAAAGGCATATTCCCTTATCTCATTCAATGCTTTTTTCGTATCGGTATACTACTATTTCTATGATTACTATGAAAGCAGGGGAAACCAGGTGTTATCAGTATtttatttgaagaagttgttggcaaTCACTGTAGGGGAAATGATACCGTACTTCTTCCCTCTTATCATCAGATCTGCTGAGATCTTTGGTGATGGTTCAGATTTGATGATCAACCCTCCTATCATTCAGGGAATACAACGTACAAGTGATCTGGTAATGATTATCATGGTTAAACTCAATTTTTGGCTTATTAATACTGTCAATAATCCTCAGCATAATTTCATGATGAAGAATGATGCCAAATACAGAAACTACTTCGAATTGGTGTCTACTTTGGTTGTTTGTTTGGAGAAATGTGCTAAGATTTGTCTCATGGCCTCATCAATAATGAGTAGCAGATACTACTATGCCTGGGGGATCTACAAGAGCCACAATTTCTTATTCAAAGTTATCAGCGATCGGGAATTCTATACTCAGAACCTAGACTTTGAACTGCACTACATACCTCCTACCAAAGATCAACTTCAGGACATAACCAACTTGGTACAGAACTCATTAAATATCTTGAACCGCACTGTTGGTGAGCATTGCGACAAAGTGGATCTTAGGACCTTGTTCAAGGTGTATGGTCAAGTTCCTAGTGTGTTGAAAGACTTGGAAACGGCTAATCCAGAAAGTATGAACAAGCCTACTTCTTTCAATATGCCTATCGGCGACTTTCCTGGTCTTTCTAGTCCGGACACACCATTGTCAGACACATCCAGTGCACAGGGTGTTCTACTTGGTAGCTTTGACGACTTAAAGTATGACGGTAGTGCTGAAATTGACTCGTTGTGGTTGCAAATGCTTTCACAAAAGACTAACAAACAGAATACTTTTGAAGAGGCATTCAATCTCGTCGACAATAATGTAGCTAATTCTAACAATATTCCCTCCGGATCTGATAGTTCTACTTTCACTGGTAGTACTGCGAATACTGGAGTCTCTGGAAGTGGAAGTTCTGCTGCAACTTCTACGCCGGCCAATGGACAGCAGCCTTCTACAGATTACAATTTCACTCTGACAAACTATCAGCTCTTTGAGAGTTTAGGGTCTGTATTCGATGGAGGAGCAAACGGTCactttgatttcttcaacgacttgCCATTGGATAAGGTGTTCAACTAG